The Coffea arabica cultivar ET-39 chromosome 9c, Coffea Arabica ET-39 HiFi, whole genome shotgun sequence nucleotide sequence TTAGTTAATTAGATTACTCTTTTTCAGGAGCCTTAGTCATTAACAACTAGTAATATTCTTTTATAGGACTATAGGCAAAGCTTCCTCTGAGATCAGATTATACTTCTGTCCCAAACAACAATTGTTAGACCAATCATTGGAGCCTCTGGAAGTCCACAGGGTTCAGCTTCAGGGATCACTTAATGTCAGAGCAAGTTATTTTGCGGGTCAGGAAGTGTATGGGGATGCCATTTTGGCATCTGTAGGTTATGTTTGGAAGTCTGCCAATCTGTTTCATGAAGACTTGTCCATGCGTACATATTATAGGTAATttttttggctcaattaattgCAAAATCCTGTCTTACCTAGCTTGAAATACTGTATTTCTGGTTTGTATATAATTTTGAATGCTTTATTGTGTATCAGCTTCATTTGAAAATCTCAGAGTTATCTAGTTACTTAAATTGGTCATTGCCAGGTTACTCATCAATAAGATACCCAGTGGAGTGTACAAGTTATCGAGGGAGGCAATATTTGTCGCAGAATTGCCCATGGCGTTCACCACAAGAAGCAACTGGAGGGGTTTCTTTCCAAGAGAAATCCTGTATACATTCTGCCGTCAGCATCGTTTGGCAGAACCTGTCTTCTGTATCCGTAATAGTTCCTTGGGCACATCAACAGATCCACATGGAACATGTAAGAAGTTGAAGGTCACAGAACCTATTGAAGAAGGGAAAAAGAGTCCAGTTCTTGCTGCTGCTGGTGGAGGTGAGTCAGATGGACTGACCGGAGACTTTCAATGCGAAGTGAAGATCTTTTCAAAGTGTCAGGATTTGATCTTGCAGTTTTTGTCGACAAAAGCCTACAAGAAACAGACAGATGCGGTCCAGAATGCTGCTTTGAAAGTCCTGTTATGGTTGAACCTTTTTTTCAGCGAATCTAATATTTCTTCAGAGAAGTTGAGCTCAAATGCAAAGGAACTTGGCATTCAGTTTTATTCGGAGTACTTTCTAAAGGAGTTTAATATTTGTTCTTTGGTGCATGACTTTTGGATGAGCTTTGCTACAGTAGAAGATGGATTATTGGACCATAAGCATATGAAAGCAAATGATGACATGCTAGAAAATGGGGTTTTCTCTCTTAACATGGGAGGACAAGCATCTGGAGTTAATCCATCTAGTGGTTCTTTGGTATGCATTGGCTACACTTCATGTTTGGTTACTGAAGGGGGCATGAAGGAACATCTTGAAAGCAATGAAGAGTTTGAATTTGAGATGGGCATTGGAGCTGTTGTTCCTTATATTGAAGGAATTTTAACACAGTTATCTGTTGGTCAATCTGCATGTTTTGGTGCAGAGTTGCCTCCTTTGGAATTTATTTTGGCAGCTGCCGATGATTCTCCAACGACAATATCATTATTATCTTCAGGTGAGTCAGTTgttatgttttcttttttaatcccatttttagttgaatttgTGTGGATCTTATAGAGTTGAATTTGCAGTAGTATGGTTCTTTCCTATATCATGAGTCCATGGCTTTCAATGCGGGAAAATATCCTTCTGGCTATTATGGCATTTGACTGGAAGATTTCTTCATCTTTTGGCTTTATGTCTTCAGGGAAATGCAGTTTGGAGCACACTATAACGTTGTTACGTGTAACAGAACCCTTGGAGGACAGAATGGAGCAGGCTTTGTTCAGCCCTCCTCTGTCAAAGCAGCGTGTTGAGTATGCGTTACAACACATCCAAGAGTCGCATGCTTTGTCAATGGTATGTGCTTGTATACCATTTTATATAAAGATCTCAAGTAACTCTAGGTTTCTAATTTGCAATTTTACTTCAGATTGATTTTGGATGTGGTTCTGGAAGTTTGCTGGATTCTCTCCTAGATTATCCGACATCCCTGGAGAAAATTGTTGGTGTTGATATCTCGCAGAAAAGCCTTGCTAGAGCTGCAAAGGTGTGAGACATTTATAGCCATTATTCATTCGTGATTATGCAACTTTAGAACtttttgaaatataacattTCTTCAGTTTATCATATCCTGTTTTGTCATCTTCTCTTCTAGTTAGCTGTTTCCTGGTGACTGGACATGGTGAAATTTCTTGGATATAATTTATTGTTTCTAACTAATCTTTTCAAAATGGGCTGCATGGCAGAGTAATCACACAGTGGATCTGAAGCATTAAATTGGGTAAAGAAATCTGTTGtctagatttcttttttttttttttggtccttaGACGGTCCTTCAATCCCCTCTCATCTTGCAAGTGCCTTATATTCCAATTGACCCAAATATGTCCTTTTAGGTCTTTCAAGTATTTTTCTATCAGGATTATTGATGGCTTCGAGATCCCTAAGTTTGCCCAGAGGTCTTCTGTCACAACAGTGCTAGGAGGACATGACAGAGTTTATggattttcaatatttttgtcATAATTTCTGGCTGCTTTGGGCCATGGTCTTCTGTTgacaaatcaaatataaaacaGATGAAACTTGTGCAATTTGTGGGATGCGATAGATAACAGTAACTCTTTCATAGTGGTTTATGCGTTCTTGAATGTAACTTCCACTGGTTGATGTCTAATGTTCCTTTGTGGATTCTACAGATGCTCCACTCAAAATTAAACTCCAAGTTGGACTACAAGGTATCAAGTAACAGAATCAAATCTGCAGTACTATATGACGGTTCTATCACAAATTTCGACTCACGGTTGTGTGGTTTTGATATTGGAACCTGCTTAGAGGTAATTGTTCCTGCTGCTGATTGGATTGAAACAAAATGGTCTTTAGATCCATCAATTGTTTTGTTATAATGGCAATCTTCAGGGTATGTCTGATAGATTAAGGAATGATTTCTTTGAAGCTCAGTTTCTGTATTATTGGTTACTGTGTGTCTTGTATGATCTTCATAGAGAGATTGGATAGCTGTAATTGATACTATATTTAATAATAGCGGTGGTCGATGAAAAATTGTCATGACTAGAGAGTATTGCGCTTGTGCTTTGTTAATTGGTAAAATATCCTTTGTTGGAGGGAAAGTTAAACTTTTTAACATAA carries:
- the LOC113708976 gene encoding small RNA 2'-O-methyltransferase isoform X2, with product MAMYDAKLTNLCKHINPEVESNPLGITSIILSAAEKLSGSLLPLEDHLSLKRQSPHPPDVLQSVENCESTLLESFEIQAIRIPSSVNETIETLVLNLSSASYYLDVIAEALGVTEASRVQVSRTIGKASSEIRLYFCPKQQLLDQSLEPLEVHRVQLQGSLNVRASYFAGQEVYGDAILASVGYVWKSANLFHEDLSMRTYYRLLINKIPSGVYKLSREAIFVAELPMAFTTRSNWRGFFPREILYTFCRQHRLAEPVFCIRNSSLGTSTDPHGTCKKLKVTEPIEEGKKSPVLAAAGGGESDGLTGDFQCEVKIFSKCQDLILQFLSTKAYKKQTDAVQNAALKVLLWLNLFFSESNISSEKLSSNAKELGIQFYSEYFLKEFNICSLVHDFWMSFATVEDGLLDHKHMKANDDMLENGVFSLNMGGQASGVNPSSGSLVCIGYTSCLVTEGGMKEHLESNEEFEFEMGIGAVVPYIEGILTQLSVGQSACFGAELPPLEFILAAADDSPTTISLLSSGKCSLEHTITLLRVTEPLEDRMEQALFSPPLSKQRVEYALQHIQESHALSMIDFGCGSGSLLDSLLDYPTSLEKIVGVDISQKSLARAAKMLHSKLNSKLDYKVSSNRIKSAVLYDGSITNFDSRLCGFDIGTCLEVIEHMEEQEASLFGDVVLSSFCPRILIISTPNYEYNVILQKSAPQNQEEDPDEKNQSQAYKFRNHDHKFEWTRAQFCDWATDLSRRHNYSVEFSGVGGAGDVEPGFASQIAVFRRKEENPKSVEMAHHCKVIWEWSEGDRSKSAL
- the LOC113708976 gene encoding small RNA 2'-O-methyltransferase isoform X1, giving the protein MGTLSSAAVAAKKSSLTPKAIISQKFGSKASYKVDEVEESFPNECPGLAIRQKGRCLYRCHLQLPELSVVSGTFTRKKDAEQAAAEKAIEMLGIHVKENNPTEEEAWDELVDRLAYLFSSEFLSSGHPLSGHFRAVLKRKGHLNGCIPISVMAMYDAKLTNLCKHINPEVESNPLGITSIILSAAEKLSGSLLPLEDHLSLKRQSPHPPDVLQSVENCESTLLESFEIQAIRIPSSVNETIETLVLNLSSASYYLDVIAEALGVTEASRVQVSRTIGKASSEIRLYFCPKQQLLDQSLEPLEVHRVQLQGSLNVRASYFAGQEVYGDAILASVGYVWKSANLFHEDLSMRTYYRLLINKIPSGVYKLSREAIFVAELPMAFTTRSNWRGFFPREILYTFCRQHRLAEPVFCIRNSSLGTSTDPHGTCKKLKVTEPIEEGKKSPVLAAAGGGESDGLTGDFQCEVKIFSKCQDLILQFLSTKAYKKQTDAVQNAALKVLLWLNLFFSESNISSEKLSSNAKELGIQFYSEYFLKEFNICSLVHDFWMSFATVEDGLLDHKHMKANDDMLENGVFSLNMGGQASGVNPSSGSLVCIGYTSCLVTEGGMKEHLESNEEFEFEMGIGAVVPYIEGILTQLSVGQSACFGAELPPLEFILAAADDSPTTISLLSSGKCSLEHTITLLRVTEPLEDRMEQALFSPPLSKQRVEYALQHIQESHALSMIDFGCGSGSLLDSLLDYPTSLEKIVGVDISQKSLARAAKMLHSKLNSKLDYKVSSNRIKSAVLYDGSITNFDSRLCGFDIGTCLEVIEHMEEQEASLFGDVVLSSFCPRILIISTPNYEYNVILQKSAPQNQEEDPDEKNQSQAYKFRNHDHKFEWTRAQFCDWATDLSRRHNYSVEFSGVGGAGDVEPGFASQIAVFRRKEENPKSVEMAHHCKVIWEWSEGDRSKSAL